In Janthinobacterium sp. B9-8, the genomic stretch GCAGATATTCATTTCACACAAGCTAATTACAGCAAGCAACACGCCTTCATCAGCAATGCCAAAGAAATGTTCATCGCTCTGCAAAATATCATCAAGCGTGGTGTTTAAAGGTGGAAAGTGTTTTGCACCGATCAGCTCAGCCTCCTGAGCATAAGCCGCCATTTGTACCGCATGGATTCCTTTTGCCACACTCGGGTCCCGCTGCTGCAATCGCTCTACAACCAACATCAAGCTACTTCCCTAAACACCGGCTCGCAGCGCACTTCTGATTTAACCGAGTTTGCAATAAAGCATTCTTCATGCGCTTCTGTGTGCATTTGGGCTAGCTCTGCTTGGGTAGGCAGGCGAGTCCCTGAGAAACTCACTTCCGGCCTGAGCGTCACCACGGCCACCCATTTTTTCCCTGCTGCATTTTTAGCCATTTCACCCACAGCCGCATCAAAGTAGCGATCGATGCAAAATTGATATTTGGCGGCAATCGATAAAAACCACAGCATATGGCAACTGGAAAGCGAGGCAATAAAAGCTTCTTCCGGGTCCAGTGCTGCGGCATCAGACATCGGTAAGGGTACGACATGAGGCGAAGAAGAGCCGGGGATTTCTAAGCCTCCATCAAAGCGCAGCAGATGTTTTCTGCTATAGCGATTGCTTAAAAAATCCTGCTCACCGCGAAGCCAAAGAATTTCTGCTGTGTGCTGGGACATTAGGTCTCTCTTTTAAAATTACTTTTTAATTAGGGCCACTCGCTGGTACAAAAAAGCTCACCCTATCCCCCCCCAAAGATTTGGCCTGATACATGGCCTCATCTGCGTTCTTTGCCAGCTCAGCCACTTCAACGCCATGCTCCGGGAACAAAGCAATGCCTATGCAGGATGAAATGACGAGCATTTTACCGTCAAGCGAAAATGGCTGATTTAGCGACTCTCGGATTTTCTCTGCCACTGCGCTGGCGTCACTTTCGCTGCTGATTTCTGGCAGTAGCACCATAAACTCATCGCCGCCGATCCGGCCCACACTATCTGAATCCCGCAGGCCGCCCAGCATGCGTTTGGCGGCATCTTCCAGTAGTAAATCGCCAATTGCATGGCCGTGTATATCATTAACCAGTTTGAATTTATCAAGATCAATAAATAAGAGAGCCAGCCGGGTTTGATTGCGCTTGGCTCTGACCAAAGCTTGATTCACCCGTTCAAACAGCAGAATACGATTGGGAAGCTGCGTCAGCATATCGTAATGAGCAGAATGGGCCAGCCGCTGGTGGATTTTTTTACGCTCGTTAATATCAAGCAGCATGGCAACATAATGCGTAGTTTTGCCCTCACTATCTTTAACAGGGCCCACATGCACTTCTTCCCAGTAGATTTCACCCGATTTACGCCGGGTTTGCAGCTCGCCTTCCCAGCGTTGGCCTTGCAATAAATAATCCCACATTTCTTGATAAGCCGAGTCATCGGTGTCTTCCGAGCGCAAAAAAGTAGGCGTTCGCCCCAAAGTTTCTGCCGCTGAATAGCCTGTTTCCTCTAAAAACTTAGGGTTTACATACTGAATCACCCGATTGGGGCCAGTAATTAAAACAGGGGTTGGGCTTTGTTCAATCGCAGTTGAAAAAACCTTCAAACGTTGCTCTGTAAGCAAGCCTTCTGCCAGGCTTTTTGCCAATCGGCCATTAAGACGATGGATATACAGCGCAATAATCCCCACCAGCGCGAGCAGACTTAATGCAGTCCATAGCAAGCTATAGATCCAGGATAAATCCGCTCTGGGGCTGGCTTCATATAAAAACCCATCTAAAGAAAAATGATTAGGCAGCATGCCAATCTCAGCATAGGTATCGGCAATATGCCGCCAGCGGCCCGGATTCATATACCCCACGGCAATTAAATCTGTACGCATCAGCGCAATCATTTGTGCCGCTTCAAATTCAAGCTGGGCTTGGCTTTTATGCTTTGAATATTTTCTTAAAATAAGCTGAATAACT encodes the following:
- a CDS encoding GGDEF domain-containing protein gives rise to the protein MKFILIQLLCVLLTLPRAVASEGVTLQLKWEHAFQFAGYYVAKEKGYYEQAGLNVEVKEAQPGIDPLLEVVSGRADFATGTSSLLLARKAGKPVVVLGVIFQHSPYVLIALEKKPLQSIHDLNDKRIMIEPLSEELLAYLKREGIALDSLKLLAHNFKTDALIGGGVDAISAYLTNEPFILDQAGVKYQIYTPRSVGIDFYGDNLFTSEQQIKQHPERVKAFRAASLRGWEYAMANPDEVIQLILRKYSKHKSQAQLEFEAAQMIALMRTDLIAVGYMNPGRWRHIADTYAEIGMLPNHFSLDGFLYEASPRADLSWIYSLLWTALSLLALVGIIALYIHRLNGRLAKSLAEGLLTEQRLKVFSTAIEQSPTPVLITGPNRVIQYVNPKFLEETGYSAAETLGRTPTFLRSEDTDDSAYQEMWDYLLQGQRWEGELQTRRKSGEIYWEEVHVGPVKDSEGKTTHYVAMLLDINERKKIHQRLAHSAHYDMLTQLPNRILLFERVNQALVRAKRNQTRLALLFIDLDKFKLVNDIHGHAIGDLLLEDAAKRMLGGLRDSDSVGRIGGDEFMVLLPEISSESDASAVAEKIRESLNQPFSLDGKMLVISSCIGIALFPEHGVEVAELAKNADEAMYQAKSLGGDRVSFFVPASGPN
- a CDS encoding OsmC family protein, which gives rise to MSQHTAEILWLRGEQDFLSNRYSRKHLLRFDGGLEIPGSSSPHVVPLPMSDAAALDPEEAFIASLSSCHMLWFLSIAAKYQFCIDRYFDAAVGEMAKNAAGKKWVAVVTLRPEVSFSGTRLPTQAELAQMHTEAHEECFIANSVKSEVRCEPVFREVA
- a CDS encoding GNAT family N-acetyltransferase: MLVVERLQQRDPSVAKGIHAVQMAAYAQEAELIGAKHFPPLNTTLDDILQSDEHFFGIADEGVLLAVISLCEMNICSLVVAPGYQRKGLASCLLRFVIGQGAESTVTTAAKNKPALTLYAAFGFAEYQRCFKGPEALELVFLRREAVRT